A region from the Pararge aegeria chromosome Z, ilParAegt1.1, whole genome shotgun sequence genome encodes:
- the LOC120636637 gene encoding uncharacterized protein LOC120636637 isoform X1 — MEHSRYWWLMGGLMLLALALAAADEGCGEDIVRAVKVRSERGAKNREICRYVRGAWSDCDPKTNIRSRTLTLKRGDPTSCEGAKTIQKKCKKACRYEKSSWSECSPNGEMSRTDMLKANSDPTCDLSRRLTKKCNKNKQVKAAKDKGSYMFYLRSMRVSFPTKTFKKPRPAAKIQGK, encoded by the exons CACTCCCGCTACTGGTGGCTGATGGGGGGGCTGATGCTGCTGGCGCTGGCACTGGCCGCAGCAGACGAAGGCTGCGGGGAAGACATCGTGCGCGCAGTGAAGGTGCGCAGCGAGAGAGGCGCCAAGAACAGAG AAATATGCCGCTACGTGCGAGGCGCCTGGTCCGACTGCGACCCTAAGACGAACATCCGCTCGCGGACCCTCACCCTGAAGCGAGGCGACCCTACCAGCTGCGAGGGCGCCAAGACCATTCAGAAGAAGTGCAAAAAAG CTTGCCGCTACGAGAAGTCCTCCTGGAGCGAGTGCAGCCCCAACGGCGAGATGTCCCGCACCGATATGCTGAAGGCCAATAGCGACCCCACCTGCGACCTGAGCCGGCGGCTCACCAAGAAGTGCAATAAGAACAAACAAGTGAAAGCCGCTAAAGACAAGGGTAGCTATATGTTCTACTTACGGTCGATGCGGGTGTCTTTCCCAACCAAAACCTTCAAAAAGCCACGTCCCGCGGCCAAAATCCAGGGCAAGTAA
- the LOC120636637 gene encoding uncharacterized protein LOC120636637 isoform X2, with protein sequence MEHSRYWWLMGGLMLLALALAAADEGCGEDIVRAVKVRSERGAKNREICRYVRGAWSDCDPKTNIRSRTLTLKRGDPTSCEGAKTIQKKCKKACRYEKSSWSECSPNGEMSRTDMLKANSDPTCDLSRRLTKKCNKNKQVKAAKDKGRRNRQ encoded by the exons CACTCCCGCTACTGGTGGCTGATGGGGGGGCTGATGCTGCTGGCGCTGGCACTGGCCGCAGCAGACGAAGGCTGCGGGGAAGACATCGTGCGCGCAGTGAAGGTGCGCAGCGAGAGAGGCGCCAAGAACAGAG AAATATGCCGCTACGTGCGAGGCGCCTGGTCCGACTGCGACCCTAAGACGAACATCCGCTCGCGGACCCTCACCCTGAAGCGAGGCGACCCTACCAGCTGCGAGGGCGCCAAGACCATTCAGAAGAAGTGCAAAAAAG CTTGCCGCTACGAGAAGTCCTCCTGGAGCGAGTGCAGCCCCAACGGCGAGATGTCCCGCACCGATATGCTGAAGGCCAATAGCGACCCCACCTGCGACCTGAGCCGGCGGCTCACCAAGAAGTGCAATAAGAACAAACAAGTGAAAGCCGCTAAAGACAAGG